In the Streptomyces fradiae ATCC 10745 = DSM 40063 genome, TCACCACGCGGGAGGCGAACAGCACCTCGTACGAGGGGGCCAGCGCGCCCGCGACCTGGCCGACGCCGAAGGTGGCGATCAGGGCGACGAGCGTGGTCTTGCGGGGCAGCCTCAGCGTCGCGACGGCGAGCAGCGGGGCGCCGACGACCATGCCGATGGCGAAGGCGGATATCAGCAGCCCGGCCTGCGGAATGGACACGTCCATGTCGTCCGCGATGGGCGGGAGCAGCCCGGACAGCATGAACTCGCTGGTGCCGAGCGCGAAGACGGACAGGCCGAGGATGTACACGGCCGCCGGCATCCGCCCGGACGCGGCGGCATCCGGTGAGGCGGGGGAGTCCGGTGAGGCTGCGGCATCCGATGAGGCGGCGGAGTCCGGTGTGGCTGCGGAGTCCGGTGAGGCGGGGGCGGCGGCGGGCGGGTGATCGTCGTCGGTGGGCATGTTGGATGGCAACACCACCGAAACGATCAGGATTCCCGCCCGCACGCCGGGCCGCCCGCCCGTCCACCGGCCGGGTGCCGGCCCTCCGGCCGTGCGGACGGTGCGGGGCGGGCCGGTACGGCTACCCGCCCAGCAGCCCCAGTTCCGTCGCGAGGTTGCGGCGGGCGGTCGGCTCCCAGTGCTCGGCGCCGTACGGGGTGCGGAACAGCCTCGGCAGGGTGAGGAGTCGGCGGAGCACCGCCGCGCGGCCCTGGCGGAACGCGTCGTCCGGCACGAAGCCGTACTCCTCCCGTACGGCCGCCGCGTACGCCGCGTACGCCTCCGGGTCTCCGGCCAGCACGGCGAGGTCGGCGTCGCACAGGACCTCGCCGTCGCGGTCGCCGGGCGCCGGGTCGTGGGTGACGGTGAGCCGGACGAGCCGGGCGGCCTCGGCCGTACGGGACGGTCCGACGCCCAGCTCGGGCAGGGCGCGCTCGGCGAGGCGGGCGCTGCGCTCCTCGTTGGTGTCCCGCTCGGGCAGGTACACCGCGTCGTGGAACCAGGCGGCGAGCTGGACGGCGGGGAGGTCGTCGGCGTAACCGGCCAGGTCGTCGACGCGGCGCAGGACGGCGAGGAGGTGGTCGGTGGTGTGGTAGCGGCGCTGGGGCTCCGCCCACCGGCGCAGCAGCTCGTCGGCGTACCGGGCGGGGGGCGGGGCGGCGGCGCTTCCGGAACCGGCTACGGCGCCGTCACCGGCTCCACTCCCGGCCCCGGGACCCGCCTCGGCACCGGCTTCGGCACCGGCTTCTGCGGGGTGCCCGGCCCGCGCCCGGCGGACGGTCTCCTCCCAGCGCAGGCGCAGTTCCTCGTGGGCGGGGTGCGGGGACAGCGGGGCGGCCATGGGCCCATTGTGCCGGTGGACCGGTGGACCGGGGGCGGTACGGCCTTCCCGTACCGCC is a window encoding:
- a CDS encoding HD domain-containing protein; amino-acid sequence: MAAPLSPHPAHEELRLRWEETVRRARAGHPAEAGAEAGAEAGPGAGSGAGDGAVAGSGSAAAPPPARYADELLRRWAEPQRRYHTTDHLLAVLRRVDDLAGYADDLPAVQLAAWFHDAVYLPERDTNEERSARLAERALPELGVGPSRTAEAARLVRLTVTHDPAPGDRDGEVLCDADLAVLAGDPEAYAAYAAAVREEYGFVPDDAFRQGRAAVLRRLLTLPRLFRTPYGAEHWEPTARRNLATELGLLGG